The Armatimonadota bacterium genome includes a region encoding these proteins:
- a CDS encoding efflux RND transporter permease subunit, with protein sequence MNIARFSVTRPVAVTMRIAALVLLGAICLVRLPIDLLPKVTIPTVVVSTSWANVAPEEMETQVTRPIEQAVSSAPNVNQVSSSTSQGQSSVRIQFNWGTDIGQAAVDVLQLVQRAKRSLPNDDALSDPVVFKFDPSTLPIRIYGVSGIDDPVKLRTLLDTEVAPMIESADGVAAATVTGGDTRAVIVDVDPKRLQAYNLSLKQVSDRLTEENLNVPGGIARQGQTEFVIRSVGNFAKPEDALQVPLTSLNGQIVSLADVATVRDTHPETRLYTRLNGQPAVGVIVSKQSGANTVSTAASLDRKVEAALEQYPDLKFNIAYDQSGFIEHSIEDLKATALIGGVLAVGILMMFLRNVRSTMVVGLSIPFSIVSTFALLYFGGFTLNTISLSGLALATGLIVDDAVVVLENIFRHIERDKLKPAEAAVTGTTEILSAVVASTLTIMIVFMPLLLIQGQAGQTFTQFALVVIFSIAVSLLDAMTVVPMLASRLIKEEEVLIEAHPELRAERGLKAGWLDRLFDWLGQKFHALDEGYRGSLRWALKHRWTVLGIAAGTTGLSVFLIPLVGSETLPQTDSGDFTVNVRMPVGTALAVTDEKVREVERILMADPDVETVFSASGTTLSLRGTTSSAIANQGSATVRLKSSRKRKTQDVIKAVQGKLGQISGARILVTPYDLVTNIISGGNTNMEVDVFGSDLKQISATAKTVAETMRSIPGLESVDVSVQDSAPEIQWTVDRTKAEQLGISFSDVAAVLDAATTGRQSGYYHENGFQFPINVQVPESDRKTIDQLKALPVQASLRTGGVQPTVRLGDIASATVALGPNEITRIDRQRYVAITGRVSGRPESDVQADIATAMGKSDMPEGTRWDFGRNQKRRAEEFSGMGLAVVLAVSLIYMLLASQFESFVMPLVVLTSVPLCSIGVFLALFLTGRAMGLTAFIGLLMLVGIVVKNGILLVDYTDQLRRRGVPRDEAILTAGPTRLRPILMTTCAAVMGMIPLALALGRGSETQAPLATAVIGGLTTSTILTLLVVPVVYTLFDDLIRKWRKTDRDLTRADLVQPSVAGLAAETEAPEARP encoded by the coding sequence GTGAACATCGCCCGGTTTTCGGTCACACGACCCGTCGCCGTCACCATGCGCATCGCGGCCCTGGTGCTCCTCGGCGCCATCTGCCTCGTCCGGCTACCGATCGACCTCCTTCCCAAGGTCACGATCCCGACCGTCGTCGTCAGTACGAGCTGGGCGAACGTGGCACCGGAAGAAATGGAAACCCAGGTGACCCGCCCTATCGAGCAGGCGGTGTCTTCGGCGCCGAACGTCAATCAGGTCAGTTCGTCGACGTCCCAGGGACAATCGAGCGTCCGCATCCAATTCAACTGGGGGACGGACATCGGGCAAGCCGCGGTCGACGTCCTTCAGCTCGTCCAAAGGGCGAAACGGTCGCTTCCCAACGACGACGCATTGAGCGATCCCGTCGTCTTCAAATTCGACCCGTCGACCCTGCCGATCCGCATTTATGGTGTCAGTGGGATCGACGACCCGGTCAAGTTGCGCACCCTCTTGGACACCGAGGTTGCTCCGATGATCGAATCGGCCGACGGGGTCGCTGCCGCGACCGTGACGGGCGGCGACACGAGAGCGGTCATCGTCGACGTCGACCCCAAACGCCTCCAAGCCTACAACCTGTCGCTCAAACAAGTCAGCGACAGGTTGACGGAAGAGAACCTAAACGTTCCCGGCGGGATCGCTAGGCAGGGTCAGACCGAATTCGTCATTCGAAGTGTCGGCAACTTCGCCAAACCGGAAGACGCTCTGCAAGTCCCTTTGACAAGCCTGAACGGCCAAATCGTCTCGCTCGCCGACGTCGCCACGGTCCGCGACACCCATCCTGAGACCCGTCTCTACACTCGGCTCAACGGTCAGCCCGCCGTCGGCGTCATCGTCTCGAAGCAGAGCGGCGCGAACACCGTCAGTACGGCCGCGAGCCTCGACCGGAAAGTCGAAGCCGCACTCGAACAATATCCCGACCTCAAGTTCAATATCGCGTACGACCAGTCTGGCTTCATCGAGCACTCGATCGAAGACTTGAAGGCTACGGCGCTCATCGGCGGCGTCCTCGCCGTCGGCATCCTCATGATGTTCTTGCGCAACGTGAGGAGCACGATGGTCGTCGGGCTGAGCATCCCCTTCTCGATCGTCTCGACCTTCGCCTTGCTGTACTTCGGGGGGTTCACGTTGAACACGATCAGCCTCAGTGGGCTCGCTTTGGCGACCGGACTGATCGTCGACGACGCCGTCGTCGTGCTTGAGAACATCTTCCGTCATATCGAGCGCGACAAACTCAAGCCCGCGGAAGCGGCCGTGACCGGCACGACGGAGATCCTCTCCGCCGTCGTCGCATCGACCCTGACGATCATGATCGTCTTCATGCCCCTGCTCCTCATCCAGGGCCAGGCCGGACAGACGTTCACCCAGTTCGCGCTCGTCGTCATCTTCTCGATCGCCGTCTCCCTCCTCGACGCGATGACGGTCGTGCCGATGTTGGCGTCGCGGCTCATCAAGGAGGAGGAAGTCCTGATCGAGGCCCACCCGGAGCTCCGCGCCGAACGGGGCCTCAAGGCGGGTTGGTTGGACCGCCTCTTCGATTGGCTCGGCCAGAAGTTCCATGCCCTGGACGAGGGCTACCGAGGATCGCTCCGGTGGGCGCTGAAACACCGCTGGACGGTCTTGGGCATTGCCGCCGGGACGACCGGACTCAGCGTCTTCCTCATACCGCTCGTCGGGTCGGAGACGCTGCCCCAGACCGATAGCGGCGACTTCACGGTCAACGTCCGAATGCCCGTCGGGACCGCCCTGGCCGTCACCGACGAGAAGGTCCGTGAGGTCGAACGGATCCTCATGGCCGACCCGGACGTCGAGACCGTGTTCTCGGCTTCCGGCACGACACTGAGCCTCCGCGGGACGACGTCTTCGGCCATTGCGAACCAAGGGTCCGCGACCGTCCGGCTCAAGTCGTCACGGAAACGCAAGACGCAAGACGTCATCAAGGCGGTTCAAGGAAAGCTCGGTCAGATCAGCGGAGCCCGGATCTTGGTCACGCCGTACGACCTCGTGACCAACATCATTTCGGGAGGCAACACGAACATGGAGGTCGACGTTTTCGGTTCGGACCTCAAACAGATTTCGGCGACGGCAAAGACCGTGGCCGAGACGATGCGGTCGATACCCGGACTGGAAAGCGTCGACGTCAGCGTCCAGGATTCGGCACCCGAGATCCAGTGGACCGTCGACCGGACGAAGGCCGAGCAACTCGGGATCAGCTTCTCCGACGTCGCCGCCGTGCTCGACGCCGCCACGACCGGCCGCCAGTCCGGCTATTACCACGAGAACGGCTTCCAGTTCCCGATCAACGTCCAGGTGCCCGAGTCCGACCGAAAGACGATCGATCAGCTCAAGGCTCTTCCCGTTCAAGCCAGCCTCCGGACAGGAGGCGTCCAGCCCACCGTCCGACTGGGCGACATCGCTTCTGCGACCGTCGCGCTCGGCCCGAACGAGATCACCCGCATCGACCGGCAACGGTACGTCGCGATCACGGGCCGCGTCTCCGGCCGACCGGAAAGCGACGTTCAAGCCGACATCGCCACGGCCATGGGCAAATCGGACATGCCGGAGGGGACGAGGTGGGACTTCGGCCGGAACCAAAAGCGCCGAGCCGAAGAGTTCTCAGGCATGGGGCTCGCCGTCGTGCTCGCGGTGTCCCTGATCTACATGCTCCTCGCGTCGCAGTTCGAATCGTTCGTCATGCCGCTCGTCGTTTTGACGTCAGTCCCCCTTTGCTCGATCGGCGTGTTCCTGGCCCTCTTTCTGACAGGCCGGGCGATGGGTCTGACCGCCTTCATCGGACTCTTGATGCTGGTCGGCATCGTCGTCAAGAACGGCATCCTGTTGGTCGATTACACGGACCAACTGCGCCGAAGGGGCGTCCCTCGGGACGAAGCCATCTTGACGGCGGGCCCGACCCGTCTAAGGCCGATCTTGATGACGACCTGCGCCGCCGTCATGGGCATGATCCCCTTGGCCCTCGCTCTTGGCCGGGGATCGGAGACCCAAGCGCCTCTCGCGACGGCCGTTATCGGTGGCCTGACGACGTCGACCATCTTGACGCTCCTCGTCGTCCCTGTCGTCTACACGTTGTTCGACGACCTGATCCGAAAGTGGCGGAAGACCGACCGAGACCTCACCCGGGCCGACCTCGTCCAGCCCAGCGTTGCGGGCCTCGCCGCCGAAACGGAGGCACCGGAGGCCCGGCCGTGA